ACCTGTGGTTCCTCCGGTGCGCGCTTAGTGTGTTGTTCTTGTCCTTTGTGTTTCTATGGTAGTCCTTTGTGTTTCTATGGTAGTCCTTTGTGTTGCTATGGTAGTCCTTTGTTGGAGTGTGCGACATTGCTGAATTGAGTGTGCAACGTTGCTCAATTGCTGCGGCGTGTATTTACAATATTATTTTGCGTCTCTGTCTGTAGTATCAGTTCTCATGAGGCTtgttatgtgtgtgcgtgctcccTAATGCAATCATATGTCCCTGTATTGGCCCTTTATTGCTGACCTCAACAGGATGCTCTGACCAGGATGCTCTGATCCCTGGTTCTCGGTTCGCTTTGCTGCAGCCTTGATTAAACGTTGATGAAATGCCTATTAATGTACGCTGGCTCACAGAGAGGGTGTAATCAGGTGAAAGTGAATTAATAAAACATCCCGTCTAGTActcaggagaggagaaagggatccCCTGAGAAACACAGGCAGATGGCCACAAATCTGAGAGGACAAGGGAAAGTGggataggagaaagagagggtagagaggagacagagagggtagagggagcgAGACCAGCCACCACTTTGGCGATTAGCCCTTAATTGGTAATTTGATCTCCCCTTTTCCACCTACTCGTTATTGATAAGCTCCCAACATATTTCCCCTGTCACTGCCCCTGGACCAGCAAGTCTGCATTTCCTGCCCTCTGAGGCCAGGAGCCTGGCAGCCCACGCCGCGGCCATGCAACGGTAAACAGCGCCCCCCTGGCAGGAAGGGCCTGATGTcggtggagaggagggggggtgggCCGTCCTTGAGACACAAACTTGTGGAAACTCCATCTGCCGGTAATCTACCTAATCTCATCATCTGAATTAGACAAGGAAAAGGGAACGCCAATCACTTTAGACAACCCTCACCGGGATTATGTGTTTTGTGATGACGGGTCAATGATGATGAAATGGCATCAACAAGTAAATTAGGAGGGGGTGCTGGGTGACGCAGCGGTCAAAACCACTGCACCGCAGTGCTGAGGCGCCACTACAGCTtagggtttgatcccaggctgtgtcacaaacgTCCGTGACCTGGAGTCCCATAGGCCCAGGGCCGTCCAGGGTAGGGGAGGGTGTGACCGGTGGGGCTTTCCTTGTCTCTTCGTGCTCTGGCGACTCCTTGTGACagagccgggcgcctgcaagctgacttcggtcgccagttgaacggtgtttcctccgacacattggtgcggctgacatctgggttaagcgagcagtgtgataAGAAGTTTTCGGCCAGACGATCGTGTTTCAggggacgcatgactccaccttcacaatcgcctctcctgagcccattgaggagttgcagagatgagccAAAGGACCTAATTCAGGGAGGAAACAgggtataaaaaaatatgcttGTGGCCAGACTACCCTGAACACGCTTGTTAGTGGTTAGTGGTTAGTGGGGTGTAGTTTTACACCATTAATATGACATGTAATTATCATCTGTGTGCCCTCTGGCCCTCTGGCTCAACTCTCATGTTTAGTAGCAGGCTCAGGGCTCAGGGCCTCTCCCAGCAGCACAGTTCATGACTGGGAATGAGTTCTGGTCCTTATTCATCACAGCACTGGTCTGGCAGTCTGGTGAAATAGGACATATTTGGTAGCTGTGCAAAAGGAGTCTGGGTAAAACACTAAACATCCACATTCAATGTGTAATTAGTGACAACAAGGTCATTCTGTCCTAACTAAGACACTCACAATTTATGGGGAAATTGGTCCTTGTCCATCTCCTGGTAGTTATTCAGATGGGCCGCCATTAATGGCTGAGCATATTGTGGTGTGTTTTTCTAATAAGTGgacttatttaaaaaatattgtccGACATAATGTCTGTAATCATCTGTAGAGGTGATGTTCATTGTTGTACAGAGCAGGAGAGGCTCATACGTACAAAGGTAACTTGTCACTCCAGGTCTTGTTGATGGGCAGACTCGACGCTGCCCTGTAGCTCCAGGTCTTGTTGATGGGCAGACCCGACGCTGCCCTGTAGCTCCAGGTCTTGTTGATGGGCAGACCCGACGCTGCCCNTAGAGGGAGCGAGACCAGCCACCACTTTGGCGATTAGCCCTTAATTGGTAATTTGATCTCCCCTTTTCCACCTACTCGTTATTGATAAGCTCCCATCATATTTCCCCTTCTGACTGCCCCTGGACTAGCAAGTCAGCATTTCCTGCCCTCTGAGGCCAGGAGCCTGGCAACCCACGCTGCGGCCGTGCAATGGTAAACAGCGCCCCCCCCTGGCAGGAAGTGCCTGAGGTcggtggagaggaggggtggggggcgtCCTTGAGACACAAGCTAGTGGAAACTCCATCTGCCAGGAATCTACCTAATCTCATCATCTGAATTGGACAAGGAAAAGGGAACGCCAATCACTTTAGACAACCCTCAACCGGATTATGTGTTTTGTGATGACGGATCAATGATGATGAAATGGCATCAAAAAGGAAAGCGGTCAAAATCACTGCACCGCAGTGCTAAGGCGCCACTACAGTTtagggtttgatcccaggctgtgtcagagccggctgtgaccgggagccCCATAGGCCCAGGGCCCTCcagggtaggggagggtttgaccgttggggctttccttggctcatcgtgctctggCGACTCCTTGTGACAGGGTCGGGCGTCTGCGAGCTGACTCCGGTCATCAgtcgaacagtgtttcctccgacacgttggtgcggctgacatccgggttaagcgagcagtgtggtaAGAAGTAGTCGGccaggcgggtcatgtttcagaggactcCACCTTCACAAtcgcctctcctgagcccatTGAGGCGTTGCAGAGATTAGCCAAGGGACCTAATTCAGGGAGGAAACAgggtataaaaaaatatgcttGTGCACATACTACCCTGAACACGCTTGTTAGTGATTAGTGGTTAGTGGTTAGTGCTGGGACTGGAGACCGCCTGGGAATACCAGGTGCCGGAAGCTAAAAAAAAGagagtaataaataaataatataaacgTAAATTATGAAGAGGATAGATTGATCAGATTGGAATGACCCCACTTCCCTGCCATGTTCACTGGGGTGTAGTTTTACACCATTAATATGACATGTAATTACTGTCTGTGTGCCCTCTGGCCCTCTGGCTCAACTCTCATGTTTAGTAACAGGCTCAGGGCTCAGGGCCTCTCCCAGCAGCACAGTTCATGACTGGGAATGAGCTCTGGTCCTTATTCATCACAGCACTGTTCTGGCAGTCTGGTGAAATAGGACATATTTGGTAGCTGAGCAAAAGGAGTCTGGGTAAAACACTATGCACTATACATCCCCctttcctcttcctgtcctcctcttgtcctctcttttctctattcCCAGTGAGATTTGCAATTATCACCAACTCACAATTCCCTCATCCACAGCCATGCCATCCTCTGGTGTGTAAATGTACTGGGTTTCACATTCAATGTGTAATTAGTGACAACAAGGTCATTGTGTCCTAGCCAAGGCATTCACAATTTATGGGGAAATTGGTTGTTGTCCATCTCCTGGTAATTATTCAGATGGGCTGCCATTAATGGCTGAGCATATTGTGGTGTGTTTTTCTAATAAGTGGACTTATTTAAAGATATTGTTTGATATAATGTCTGTCATCATCTGTAGAGGTGATGTTCATTGTTGCACAGAGCAGGAGAGCCCATACATACAAAGGCAACTTGTCACTCCAGGACTTGGATATGGGTAGACCCGATGCTGCCCTGTCACTCCAGGTCTTGGTGATGGGCAAACCCAATACTGCCCTGTCACTCCAGGTCTTGGAGATGGGCAGACCCAATACTGCCCTGTCACTCCAGGTCTTGGTGATGGGCAGACCCAATACTGATATGCCTCTGTCACTCAGGTTTGGAGATGGGAGGACCCCAATTACTGCCCTGTCACTCCAGGTCTGGTGATGGGCAGAACCCNNNNNNNNNNNNNNNNNNNNNNNNNATCTCTCGCTTCTCATCTTGATGTCTCTGTATATtctcttcgcctctctctctctctctctctcatctctctctgttgtctgctGTATagtctcggctctctctctctctctctctgtgtctctgtatatctctcgctctctctcctcctctctctctgtgtcttgtaATATTCTCGCCTAGTGTCTCTATGTCCGCTCATAATGTCTCTATGTCATCTCTATGTCACCGTCTCCATGTCCCATTCCTCTATGTCTCCTATGACTCTcatatctctatctctgtgtctgtctgtctgtctgtgtcgtctgtctgtctgtctgtcctgtctgtctgtctgtctgtctctgtctgtctggtctgtctgtctgtctgtcctgtcatgtctctgcttctgtctgtctgtcgtctgatctgtggctctgtctgtctgtctgttctgtctgtctgtcttgtctgttctgtctgtctgtctgtctgtctgtctgtctgtctgtctgtgctgtctgtctgtctgtctgtcttctgtctgtctgtctgtctgtcgtcgttgctgtccctgtcctgtctgtcttgttgtctgtctgtctgtctgtctgtctgtctgttctgccttccctgtctgtcctgtcagattgtctgtcttgtctgtctgtcttctgtctgtctgtgtctgtctgcgtcctgtctgtctgtcctgtctgtctgtgtcctgtctgtctgaatctgtctgtctgttctgtctgtctgtctgtctgtctgtctgttctgtctgtctgtcgtcttctgtctgtcgtctgtgtctctgtctgtctgtctgtccggtctgtctgtcctgtcttgctctgtctggctgtctgtctgtctgtctgtcctgtctgtctgtcaatgtctgaagtctgtctgtctgtcttgtctgtgctcCTTgtatgtctgctgtctgtctgtctgtctcgtctgtctgctctgtctgtctgtctgtctgtcctgtctgtgcttctgtctgtctgtcttgttgtctggtctgtctgtctgtctgtctgtctgtctgtctgttgtctgtctgtctgtctgtgtctgtctgtcttgtctgtctgtctgtcttgtcctgtcttctgtctgtctgtctgtctgtctgtctgctctgtgtcctgtctgtctgtctgtctgtctgtctgctgtctgtctgtctgtcttgtctgtctgtctgtctgtctgtcctgtctgtctgtctgtctgtctgtctgttcgtgtctgtctctgtgctgtctgtctgtctgctctgtctgtctgtctgtctgtctgtcgtgtcttgtctgtcttgtctgtctggtctgatcctttgtctgtctgtctggtcctggtctggtctgtctgtcgctgtcttgtcttgtctgtctgtctgtcgctgtctgtcgttgtctgcgctgctggctgtctgtctgtcgtctgtcctgttctgtctgtctgtctgtctgtctgtctgtctgtcgtcttctgtctgtcatgttctggtctgtcgtgtctgtctgttatctgctgtcttctgtcttctgtctgctgttgtctgtctgttgtctgtctgtcggtctgtctgtcgtcctgtctgtctgtctgtctgtctcgtctgtctgtgatctgtctgtctgtctgtctggtctgttctNNNNNNNNNNNNNNNNNNNNNNNNNNNNNNNNNNNNNNNNNNNNNNNNNNNNNNNNNNNNNNNNNNNNNNNNNNNNNNNNNNNNNNNNNNNNNNNNNNNNaagtataaataatttcaaattccttatattaaacaagccagatggcacccttttcttgttttttttatttacagaaagCCACGAGCACACTCCAACCttcaaacataatttacaaacgaagcattagtgtgtttagtgagtccgccagatcagaggcagtagggatgaacagggatgttcggttgataagtgcgtgaatttgaccatttttctgtcctgctaagtattcaaaatgtaacaagtacttttgggtgtcaaagaaaatgtatggagtaaaaagtacaatattttcttaaggaatgtagtgaaataaaagtacAAGTAGTCAAAAMtgtaaatagtaaaataaagtacagataccccaacaaaacgacttaagtagtactttaaagtattcttacttaagtactttacaccactggagatCACTGAAAACAGTGGCTCTGCTGCAGTAAATATCCACAGGCTGTGCACTTAAATTATTCCGTACTTCTGAGAATATACCAACAAATGTAGGCCTTTCAAACATGTAGGTCTAATATATAGGCAAACCAATGGTGGCTTGGGTTCCTCACTCAAAGGGTCATATGGGTCAGAAGGGCCTTGRGTCCCTAGACAGTATGGATGAGGTGAAATAGTTggaaaatattttgtcttgtacAACAGCACCCTCTAGAGGATTGACAGTGCATCACCCAAATGCACCCCGACGAGTAACCACTTGATGGCAGTTGTACTGAGTTTTTAAACCTTTTTGATTTAATGCCCACAGCAGTCTACCACATTATTCTTTTAGCTTACTGACATTATAATTTATCATTTACACTCATAGAATATTCTGGAATTACTAGGCTACATGTGAGTGTGACATTAGTCTATATAATGAACAATTGAATAATCAGCTAGGTGGGATTCAGTATTTGTGCATAAATACAAATGCAGGGATTATGTTACAATATAACATTTCCGTTGGCTGTTTCATTTTTTCTTTACTTCTCAATAACTAACGATATCTGTGGGATTACAATAAATATCGCCACGTGACCATACGAATCGCAAAATACAAAACGCGTGAAGCTTGTCTCAAGTAWGTTTCCGTACTGTTTTTGTCACGTGAGCTTTGTTTAAGGAGGAGCGTACARACCCTCAGGTCTTACAAGTTTAGTACGGCTTTCTGTTATTTTTAGTGGTTATGGTTGATAATAGTTATCACGCCAAGTTTAAAAGCAGAAGCAACGCTTAAATATACGCTTTAACACAGCTAACTACTTGATGTTTCTCTAACTTGCATTTGGATGATGCAAATTGCAGCTGTCAGTGTCCAGCTCAGCTGTCAAACTGTTATCTGGTGATATGCGGTCCTTGAGCTATGTTCAGCGTGTTAGTTTGGATTTCACCGTAACTCTTTTCCCTCATGCAATTTGTCTTGGGGATGCGGATAATGACTCGGTAAAGTATCAGCAGCGAGACAATTATTCAGGGATCTTTCCTTGTGTCCATGTTTTCAGACATGGGCAATTCTTGAAAAAATTTGTGTAGTCTCAATCCCTACGGCGTTAGTGTATCCACCTCCTAGGGCCAGTTATACATATTGTAGACCTACCAATGACATGTTCAACTCGTTTTTTTGTCAGTTATTTCCCCACCTACGTGGCAACAGATAAATAATTTTTCAGAAGTCATAAACWGCTCTGCCCACTCTCCACTTGCCCATTCGTTGTCCAGGTGTGCCTTTCTAGTCCCTGTACTGTAAATAGCAACTCCGCCTTTCTAGTCCCTGTACTGTAAATAGCAACTCCGCCTTTCTAGTCCCTGTACTGTAAATAGCAACTCCTGCTTTAGAGGGTCTCTGACTCATTCCCTCCAGTCACGATAAGAGGGTCAAGAGTGAAATAGTAGATGCCATAACAGTACTCCTATCACGTTCCTTGACCTTCCAACATATTTATGACAACATGTCTTATATCTATGGAAACAAAATGTCCTGGCTGTGACTGTACCCAGGGCCTTGACCCCAGAACTTTGACATGAACTGTTATTCTTTTTTAACAGCTGAATGAACTTATTGTGGGTGACACCAGTGGAAAGCTGCATGTGTACAAGAAGGATGACTCCAAGCCTTGGATCACTAGAACATGTGTGGGCATGGTAAGCGGCTGCTTAGAGGGCATTTGATCACTTCTCTGAGTTCAAATGTCAGCACATTTAAGTACAACTGTAGTGGCATAAAAGAGGAAATTTGAACACCGTTGTCTGTACATCTgatttatattgttattttagCAGTTTTAGACAAATATTTAATGAGTTAtctttttggtttattttttagCTCACCTGTGTTGGTGTTGGAGACATATGCAACAAAGGAAGGGTGGGTGTGCAGAAACTGTGCATAGTCCTCCAGTCAGATGAGGAATATTTGTGTGTCATTTTCCCCTTGCATCCAGTGTGTGCTATCACCTAACTATTCACTGCCTTAATTTATCCATCAGAACTTTGTAGTTGCTGTGGGTGCAGAGGGATGGTTTCACCTGTTTGACCTGTCTGCAGTGGCAGGAGCCAAGTCAGATTTATCCAGCCAGCAAGAGGCGCTGTTCTCTGACGACCAGAAACcctgcttctctcagcacatTCCTGCCAACACCAAAGTCATCCTTATTAGTGACATAGGTAACCTCTCTGTTCTGCACCCATTTCATCCTAGACGTAGGCACCCTCAATGCAATTGACCGCTTCTGTTTTTCGACTGCTTTATTCtcaactgtgtatgtgtgtgtacacgctTTGCAGATGGGGATGGGCGCAGTGAGCTTGTAGTGGGATACACAGACCGTGTGGTGAGAGCGTTCCGCGGGAGGAGCCCACCGATTCTTCAGACCTGAGCTCTGGACAGCTGGTCCTGCTGAAGAAGTGGCTTCTGGTAGGTCTATACACAAACATGGATTATGTCAATCAAAGGCTGAAAAACTCCTGAGGGGTATCCTACGGAGcaatctactcagggttttcttaCCAGCTTCAGCAAGTTttacattccagctcaggcttggTCCGTTCTAcgacggtggatattgctcgtccgcCTGCCGCTATCTCTAACAGGTTAGTAACTGCGCATGTCGCACATGGCTAgtcgaactcttcattgagacaatgctgaaacctTAATCTATGGATTAATCAGTGCCACATTTTTATTTGTTCTGAGAGAAAAATTATCTCGCAagttcagcaggctatggtgtgaaataggctatTAAAAGTGCCGTCTTTATTTTCAAACTTATCGTTAAggtctttggtgtgcttatcaatgcacaagcaccTTCCCACTCCTATtgatatttgttatttattaagtcatacaaaaGTGTTACATTGCGTGAAGTTTAAAATGCATTctatcattactaaatgtgtaatgtgataaaTCTTAACATTAGTAatttaacacacaaaaaacatttgattaataaaatattgaatcaGTCGTCTTCCTCAAATGGAGGGGATGATGGAAGTCTTTGCAAGAGGGAGTGAATCTGAGTTAATTGATCCTCAACTCGcggctcagtcatttcattcagggta
This window of the Salvelinus sp. IW2-2015 linkage group LG24, ASM291031v2, whole genome shotgun sequence genome carries:
- the LOC111951506 gene encoding LOW QUALITY PROTEIN: KICSTOR complex protein ITFG2 (The sequence of the model RefSeq protein was modified relative to this genomic sequence to represent the inferred CDS: inserted 1 base in 1 codon), with product MRSLSYVQRVSLDFTVTLFPHAICLGDADNDSLNELIVGDTSGKLHVYKKDDSKPWITRTCVGMLTCVGVGDICNKGRNFVVAVGAEGWFHLFDLSAVAGAKSDLSSQQEALFSDDQKPCFSQHIPANTKVILISDIDGDGRSELVVGYTDRVVRAFRXEEPTDSSDLSSGQLVLLKKWLLVDSLSVNPDLEGLPELMVSQPGCGFAILLCTWTQQGSSEVGPGEEAPPTPGSEGPSRDVFLHLTTGRIHNKNVSTHLIGSISRGSKGDSSKCGLFALCTLKLMDSSEQLKWSVSLGDGREEVVACAWDGQTYIIDHNRMVVRFQFD